A genomic stretch from Bacteroidota bacterium includes:
- a CDS encoding lactonase family protein: MKKLLYSLISIFILLIIFLINKKNDGNTNEMKQQGMTFYVGTYTTNSSEGIYKYSLLGNGIIEFIGLAVKTENPSFITKSADKKYLLAVNENKDGTIKSFEINEDSLKFISKSSSGGAHPCFVSVNKEGYVLVANYTGGNVGLIKLGNNGKLSTLLDVQQHYGKGTTDRQKTPHAHSVWFESNDKNIISVDLGTNELIFSSIDSEKQKLIPSEQKKLKIDAGAGPRHLTFHPSKKWIYTVNELNSTVSLIKKEKNNYALVSSFSTLPKNCTEENTCADIHISNDGKFLYASNRGHNSIAIFSIDTDGKLRLLSHESTRGNGPRNFSLSPDNNFILVANQHTDNIVSFKRDVKTGMLKYIMEVKAPAPVCILF, encoded by the coding sequence ATGAAGAAATTACTTTACTCTTTAATATCAATTTTTATACTATTAATTATTTTCTTAATTAATAAGAAAAATGATGGAAACACGAATGAAATGAAGCAACAGGGAATGACATTTTATGTTGGAACTTATACAACAAACAGCAGCGAGGGAATTTATAAATATTCATTACTAGGCAATGGAATAATTGAATTTATTGGACTGGCTGTAAAAACAGAAAATCCATCTTTTATAACAAAAAGTGCCGATAAAAAATATCTATTGGCTGTAAATGAAAACAAAGATGGAACTATTAAATCTTTCGAAATAAATGAGGATAGCTTAAAATTTATTAGCAAAAGTTCATCAGGAGGGGCACATCCGTGTTTTGTGTCTGTAAATAAAGAAGGGTATGTGTTAGTTGCTAATTATACCGGAGGAAACGTAGGCTTAATAAAATTAGGCAATAATGGAAAGTTGTCAACACTATTAGATGTACAGCAACACTACGGAAAGGGAACTACTGACCGCCAAAAAACTCCTCATGCACACTCTGTTTGGTTTGAATCAAATGATAAAAATATTATTTCCGTAGATTTAGGAACCAACGAATTAATATTTTCATCTATAGATTCGGAAAAACAAAAATTGATTCCTTCAGAGCAGAAAAAACTAAAAATTGACGCGGGTGCCGGACCACGACACTTAACATTCCATCCGAGTAAAAAATGGATTTACACTGTAAATGAACTTAACTCTACAGTGAGTTTAATTAAAAAGGAAAAAAACAATTATGCTTTAGTATCATCATTTTCCACATTACCTAAAAATTGTACTGAAGAAAATACCTGTGCTGATATACATATATCAAACGATGGAAAATTTCTTTACGCATCTAATCGTGGACATAATAGTATTGCAATTTTTTCTATTGATACTGATGGAAAACTTAGACTACTGAGCCATGAGTCAACAAGAGGAAATGGTCCGCGAAATTTTTCACTATCGCCAGACAATAATTTTATATTGGTAGCTAATCAACATACCGATAATATTGTATCATTTAAGAGAGATGTAAAAACAGGAATGTTAAAGTATATTATGGAAGTAAAGGCTCCTGCTCCGGTTTGTATTTTGTTTTAA